The genomic stretch GCGGGCGGCGCCGCATCGCCGTGTCGCGCTTGTGGTGCATGTGCATTCCCCTCTCCCCAGAGTTCGCCGGTTGGAACCGGTCTGTCAGCCCAAGACGTCGCGATGCGGAAGGCCCTGGCCTTCCGTCACGGATGCGAAGTCGACGTAGGAATGGCCGCGGGCAGGAGCCCGGGCCGGATCGATCGTGTGCTGCGAAGGCGCGGCGCTTCCCGCGTCCGGCTTTCCGTCGTGCTTGGCGGCAGGCCGCTGCGCAAACGCGCCGGTGCCCATGACCTCGGGCCGTTGCCGCCTGTCGCTGAAGGGAAACGCGGTCGCCATGTTGCGCTCCTTAACTCCCTCTCAGGATATAAACATCCTGATTGGAAACATGTCAATCCGATTAGGCCTGTTCAGTAGATGACTGCGGGGCCGGGGCATTCCCCGCCTCCGCCCGGCCTACCGCGCCATCGAGCAGCCGCAGCAACGTGCCCGCCGTCGCCGCGACGAGCGCCATCGCACCGAAGAACGCCGCGTGGCCCATCACGCTCCAGAGCGTGCCGAGCGCACCGGCCAGCAGGTTTCCCCCGAAGGAGGCGAAGTACCAGGCGGCGATCGTGGTTGCGGCGTGCCCCGCCGGCGCCAGCCGTGCGAACAGGCCCAGGCCGATCGGCAGGATGAACAGCTCGCCGAGGGTGAACAGCAGGAAGAAGCCTGCGAGCCAGCTCCAGTGCGCGCCTCCCTGCGCGCTCGCATCGACGCACGCGAGCATCACGAACGCGGCGGCGACGACGAAGGCGCCTAGCGCCATCTTCTTCGCCGGCGACGGTTCGCGGCCGCCGGCTGCCTGCTTCGTCCACCGCATGACGAGCATCGGCGTGAGGAAGATCACCAGCAGCGGGTTGAGCGCCTGGAACCAGGTCATCGGGATCGTGAAGGCCCCGGCCGCGCGATCCAGGCCAACGTCGGCCCACAGCGCGATCGTGTTGCCCGACTGCTCGTACGCACCCCGGAACACCATGACGCACAGCCCCACCGCAAGCAGCGCGAGGATGCGCTTGCGCATCGCCTCGCGCGGCATGCGCTGCGCGGGCGGCACGTCGCGCGGCTTCGGGCGCTCCGCCGGCAACCAGCGCGCACCCAGCGTGTAGATCGCCAGACCCAGCAGCATGCCCACGCCCGCCGCACCGAAGCCCCAGTGCCAGCCGTAGAGTTCGCCGAGCGTGCCGCAGACCAGCGGCGCGAGCAGGCCGCCGACGTTGATGCCCACGTAATAGAAGTTGTACGCCGAGCCGCGGCGCGGATCGTCCTTCGCGTACAGGTCGTCGATCTGGCTCGGCAGGCTGGGCAGGAACAGGCCGTTCCCAAGCGCGATCGCCGCAAGCGCGAAATAGAGCAGCGACTCCGATGCCATCAGGAAGTGGCCGAAGGACATGATCGCCGCGCCGATGATCACCGCGCGTTTCCGCCCCAGCCAGCGATCGGTGACGACGCCGCCGACGATCGGCGTGAAGTAGAACGTCGCGACGTACACGCCGTAGATGAGCGACGCATGCTGCTGGTCGAACAACAACTGCTTCGTCATGTAGTAGACGAGCAGCGTGCGCATTCCGTAGTAGGAGAAGATCTCCCACATCTGCGTGAGGAACAGGATCGCCAGCCCCGGCGGCTGGTTGAACCACCGCGCTCCCGCGGTGGCGCGCGGCGCGGTGGCGATGCTCACGCGATCACCGCGTCCGGCGTGCCCCATACGTTCGCGGGGCAATCGACGTGTCCGTCGGCGTACACCACGCCCGGCTCGCGGTCGTGGTCCAGGAACAGCGGGCCGTCCAAATCGACGATGTCGCAGAACTGGCCGAGCAGGAACGCCGGCGCCATTGCCAGGCTCGTCCCGACCATGTTGCCGACCATCACGCGCTTGCGCAGCTCGCGCGCGCGGCGGGCCATCATCAGCCCTTCGGTCAGGCCGCCGCACTTATCGAGCTTGATGTTCACCACATCGAACCAGTGCGCGCGCTCTTCCAGTTCGTCCAGGTCGAGGATGCTTTCATCGGCCGCGATGGGCACGGTGCGGTCGACGCCTTCCAGCTCGCCCTCGAACCCGCGGCGACACGGTTGTTCCAGCAGCGACACGCCTTCGTCGACGAGCACCGGGAGCAGCTGCGCCAGCGTGTCGGGCATGTAGCCCTGGTTCGCGTCCACGCCGATCCATGCGTCCGGGCGAGCGGCGCGCACCGCTCGCAGGCGCTCGATGTCGAGATCGGCCTCGCCGGTGAGCTTGAGCTTGATCGCACGCGCATGCGTGTAGGCGCGGGCGCGTTCGGCCATCACCGCGGGATCGTCCGCACCGACGGTGAATGTCGTGAGCAGCGGCCTGGGCGCATCCATGTTCGCCAGCCGCCATACCGGGACGCCGGCGAGCGCCGCTTCCAGTTCCCACAGCGCGCAGTCCACGGCGTTGCGCGCGCCGCCGGACGGCAACAGCGCGCGCAGCTCGTGCCGGCTGATGCCGTCTTCCAGCACGTCGCGCAGGCGCTCGATCGTCGTCAGCATCAGCTCAGGCGTATCGCGCGTGTAGTACACGCCGGCGGCTTCGCCGCGCCCGATGCGCGTGCCGCTGCGCAGCGTGACCAGCGTGACGGGCGAGACTTCGAAGACATGGCCGGAGATGCGGAACGGAGCGGACAGGCGCAAGTCCTCGTTCCGCAGTCCAAGCTGGACGCGGTCGGTGTTGATCACGGCAGTTACTCCCTGGCGTGCGCGGCGGCGTGCACCGCCGCGCATCGGTTCGTCAGTAGTTGGCGCTGAAGCCGATGAGGTGCGTCGCGAAGCCGATCCACAGCAGCGACAGGCAGGCTGCGGCGAGCACGATGCTCCACAGCTTCGCCCACCACGAGCGCCGGCTGCGCAGCACGACCCAGGCATTCCACAGCGCGATCAGCGCACCCAGCGGCAGGATGATCGTGAGCAGCACGCGCAGCGCGATGACATACACGTCGCTGGACGGCGACATCATCGACAGGTCGGACATCATCGCGAAGACCATGCCGATCATCGCGCCCATCGATACCAGCACGGCGAGCGAGGCGATGCGGACCCAGCGATGCGCACGCGCGTCATC from Lysobacter auxotrophicus encodes the following:
- a CDS encoding dipeptide epimerase, translated to MINTDRVQLGLRNEDLRLSAPFRISGHVFEVSPVTLVTLRSGTRIGRGEAAGVYYTRDTPELMLTTIERLRDVLEDGISRHELRALLPSGGARNAVDCALWELEAALAGVPVWRLANMDAPRPLLTTFTVGADDPAVMAERARAYTHARAIKLKLTGEADLDIERLRAVRAARPDAWIGVDANQGYMPDTLAQLLPVLVDEGVSLLEQPCRRGFEGELEGVDRTVPIAADESILDLDELEERAHWFDVVNIKLDKCGGLTEGLMMARRARELRKRVMVGNMVGTSLAMAPAFLLGQFCDIVDLDGPLFLDHDREPGVVYADGHVDCPANVWGTPDAVIA
- a CDS encoding peptide MFS transporter; amino-acid sequence: MSIATAPRATAGARWFNQPPGLAILFLTQMWEIFSYYGMRTLLVYYMTKQLLFDQQHASLIYGVYVATFYFTPIVGGVVTDRWLGRKRAVIIGAAIMSFGHFLMASESLLYFALAAIALGNGLFLPSLPSQIDDLYAKDDPRRGSAYNFYYVGINVGGLLAPLVCGTLGELYGWHWGFGAAGVGMLLGLAIYTLGARWLPAERPKPRDVPPAQRMPREAMRKRILALLAVGLCVMVFRGAYEQSGNTIALWADVGLDRAAGAFTIPMTWFQALNPLLVIFLTPMLVMRWTKQAAGGREPSPAKKMALGAFVVAAAFVMLACVDASAQGGAHWSWLAGFFLLFTLGELFILPIGLGLFARLAPAGHAATTIAAWYFASFGGNLLAGALGTLWSVMGHAAFFGAMALVAATAGTLLRLLDGAVGRAEAGNAPAPQSSTEQA